The Aspergillus fumigatus Af293 chromosome 5, whole genome shotgun sequence nucleotide sequence CATCTCACCCACCGTCCGGCCCCATCGCTCCGGCTTGAATTCGTTTGCGTCGGGACCCCAGATCGCCGGGTTGACGTGCACTCCGTATGCATTCCAGCCGACAAACGTGCCTGCAGGAATGGGGATCTCGTTACCGAGCATGGCGGGGCGGACCGTGACGCGGTTGATGAGCTGCGAGACGGGAGGGTAGAGACGCAGAAGCTCGTAGACGACGGCTGTGAGATAGGGGAGGGCGTTGACAACTTCGGAGGTTGGCGTTGTGGTGTTTGTCGAGAGGATTTCGGCGCGGAGGCGTGTTTGGACTTCCTTCAATCATGTCACCAGGTCAGATCGCGTTGGCTAGGAAGATGcttaagaagggaaaagggcATACGTTATTCTTGCCAATCTCCCAAAACATCGAGTTAACCAGCTGCTGGGCGTTCTCGTGCGCCGTCAGAAACACAATCTTGAGATTATCCTTGAACTGCTTCTCGGTCAGTCTGCCGTCGCGGTAGGCATCGACCAGCATATGCACGACCATCTCCTCGGCGGGCTTGATGCCTTTCTCGCGGTCGCTGTCGATGCGACCCAGCACTGTCGCCATGAGTGTATCCCCGAACTCGTGCATGATCTCGTACGCACGCTGCCGCGACTTGATCAGCCACGCGAATTGGTCTAGATCGGGAAAATTGAAGAACAGCGGCCGGAACAGCATCAGCTTGATCACAGACTGGATGGCTTCGAGGCGCACCGTGCCGTGCGGCTTCTCCAGGCTCTGCAGGTCCAGATCCAGAAAGCTCATCCCCATGACATCCACCGCCCACTGCTGGACAAACGTGTTCACCAGGATGCCCGTGCCGCGACCGGCAGAGTTCTGCTCCGCCAGAATCTCATCCACGAACCGCCGCGActtgagcagcagcggcgcgGTATCaaagttcttcttctgcagcccGGGCTTCATGATCCCCGTGTACAGCTTCCAGGTGTCGCCGTGCGAATTGATGATGTTGTCGCCGACCAGTGTTGCGATCACCGACCAGgggatcttcttctggctgcctGCTTTTGCGTAGAGGTCCTCGTTCCGAAACATGTCTGTTAGCAGGTCTGGGCGCGTGACGAGAATGCTCCATCGGCCGGCGAACCAGATTAGGACGGCCCCGTGGGCTTCAAGGGGTTTGCGCAGCCAGCGCTCGTAGATCTCGTCTTGGCCCATCGAGCTCCAGAGACCGAGGATGGAAACGTAGAAGGGGATTCGCGGGAGTGAGGGCAGGTCCCACGGGACGTGGAGGTACCATGCCAGATagcagatgatggcgagGGGGATTGAGGCGAGGTAATAGAGAATCATCTTTGCTTTGGCTGTCTTTTCGACTTTTTTTGCTTGAAAGAACTCGAGTGGATGGATCGATAGTGGTGGTCCTCGCGGTCTCTTGTATGTACGATTTTGGCAACGAGGCATCACTCGCATCCAAGTCATGACCTAAGACTTGACGTGGCTGATCGTACTCAGTGATGGGTGCAGTAGCGTATGCATCCCAAGTCAGCAAATCCGAGCTGATGTCATCTCAACGACTATCCAAGTCATCGCGAAGTGTAGCAAATGTCATATATATCCATATTGACCTCGAAAACAGACGGACTGACAAATAGCAAGCACTAAGGACATCATCTTTGCCCCGTAACCAAATCGACGTCTAGCAACATGGCAACCGAAGCTCTACACATGCACAAAGACCGTCTCTCAGCTGAGGACCTCGATCTCAAAGATCCCCACGGTAGTTCTAGCCTCCATCCTCTCTCTCTAGCAAACAAGCTCCTAAGTGAAATGAAAcagtctcctccagcctcgCCCTCTTCGCCATCCACAACCTCATCCGCCGCAACCTCAAGGCCTGCGCAGAACACGCAATCACAGTGCAACCAGCGAACATCGACGCCTTCGTCACCTACGCAAAGTACACCCTCCACGTCCTCCGCGACCAACTCACCTCCGTCGACGAGATCTGGTTCCCCGTCTTCGCGGAGCACGATCCCCGCTTCCTAGCACAAAAGGACGCACACGATGCCCTGTACCAGAGAATCACCGCGGTGGACGCGCAGCTAGCCACTCCCCCAGCGGAGCTAGGCCAGAATGAGCTCCTCTCTGCGGAGATAGCAGCAGCCTTTGCTGAGCTGCACGAGCTAACTGACAAGCAGTACGATCTCGAAGAGGACCTCATCAACCAGCTAGGCCGCAAGGTGCCTATGGACACTATACGCGGCCTGGAGAAGAaacaggaggagagaaggagagctGATGTCAAGGTGTATGGGCATTTGTGGACGGCTGTGTATCTTCTGCGGGGCCTTGACCCGAAGGAGAGGGCGATTTTCCCGCCGGGGATTCCGAAGTTGATTGCCGGGGGGATGTTGACGGCGGGGGCAATGCAGTTTCGGAGGTGAGTTACTGTCTTTACATGGGTGCTTGAAGGGTGTGGCTGACTGGTTGGAAAGAGAGCTGCAGTTTACGCCGAGATTTTGATAAAGGTTGAGGTGGTTGGGTGGTGGGAACGAGGTTGGATTGGATTCCACAGGGGATTGTTACTGTTGTTGTTCAGGTGTGGTCTGCATATCAGAATTGTAGATATGTCATTTGTCAACGAATTGACTAAGTTAATTATATTGTTCACTGTGTCAGCAGAGTACGAGTTACGACCAATGCTGACTGTAGCTGGCCCGGTGTGTCAGCACAGTGTGTACAGACGCCATCTTGTATGCGGATGCACGATTTATCCTCAGCAATCCATGTCAGCCGTAGGTCTAATCGCAATGCAGCTGACAATGAAGAAATTGTCCCAATAAGCAGGAGTGACGGTGACGGCTTTGACTCTACTTGCAGATCCTCTGTGGATAGCCAATATCCCTCCAGAGGGTATAAGAAAGTTAACAAGGTTTCTTACTCGGGAGCCAAAGACATCATCAATAATCGTAACAGAAAGATAGCCCATCGTACGACGTGAACCAACGCCATGTCCACACAGCACGGCCCCAAGTCCACCCGTACAAACGACCTGTACGAGCTCGCCgtcaacatctccagcacGGTAGAGGCCTTTGTCGGAAGGCTGGACGCAATCGGCGCCGAACGACCCAACCTAGACAATCCCTTTCCAGAGATCATCCAAGATGAAGGCGCGCAGCTGGCCCGGCTAAAGATTCTGCGTCTCTGCGAACGGCTGATGGCTCTGGTCCAGGGTCCGGTCCAATGGCTCATGTTCCAGAATATGGCGTTCCTCGATGCCGCCTGCGTCGGGGCGATTCTGGACATGGGGATCCACGACATCATTGCGCCTGGACCCGAACCAACGTCGCTGGATCAGATTGTAGAGGCGACGGGGGCCTCGAAGGATATTCTAAGTACGCGACGCCGGCTATCTAGTATGCAAAGATCGAGCTGACAACACTCAGAGCGAATCATGCGTGTTTGCACGCAGAGATTGGTTTTCGATGAGATTGCACCAGAGCAGTTTATTCATAACGGAGTGTCGTTGCAGTTCCTTGCGCCTCCGGTGCAAGCGCTCATCAGTCATGCGTGAGTAGCGTGGTCTTGTAAGGTGGACGATTGAGCTGATACCGCTAGATGTGACGATGGACTGCGCATGGCAGCGCATTTCACTGATTCTCTCAAGAAGACAGATTGGAAGGGAAGCGATGATCCAGAAAATACGGCTTTTAGCCTGGCTTTCAACAGTGAGTATCCCCCCAACTCGTCATACAATTCGTGCTAAATCCTCGCAGCAAACAAGGGTCTTTTCGACTACTTCTACACCGAGGATCTCGCCCGTGGTCAGCGTTTCGCCCTCGGTatggcaggcagtgagaTCATGAAGACCCTCACGGAGGACATGTTCCCCTTCGAGTCTCTGCCGCAGGGCGCAAAAGTGGTGGACGTCGGAGGCGGCCGGGGCCATGTCAGCGTACGCATCGCAGAGAAGGTTCCTGGTCTGAACTTCGTCGTCCAAGACGATGAGTCCATGCTAGAGGCTGGTCAGGCAGAAGGTGTCCCCAAAGCAGTCAAAGATCGGATCGAGTTCATGCCGCATGATTTCTTCAATGAGCAGCCCGTCAAGGGGGCAGATGTGTATCTCTTGCGGTTCATCCTGCATGATCATTCGGACAGGTTAGTTTTGCCAACAGGAAGGAAGAAGTATGGCTAATAGTCCCAGTCGCTGTGCGAAGATTCTGTCGAACATCGTCGATGCAATGGAGCCGGGAAAGTCGCGGATTCTCATCGACGATGCGATTGTTCCCAGCTTCTTGGGTCCGGAGAGTTCTCGGTTCTTTAACTTGCTGGATCTCTACATGCTGGCTGGTTTGAATGGAAAGGAGAGGACTTTGGAGCAGTGGAACTACTTGATCCAGATGGTTAGTCCCAAGttggtgctggagaaggtTTGGAAAACGCCAAACGGCGGGCCTGAATCGGGGACTATCCTGGAACTGCGACTGCAGGAATGATTCGCCGATATGTGTTGATTGGGGCCAAAGATAGATTCACTACTCAATTCTACAATGGATTGTTGCAGAAGAATTTGGGTTGTCCTTCCGCAGATCTAACCGCAGTTGCTGAGACCATTCGATAAAGAAAGAGTTGCGATTGTTGCATTCATGCTTTAGTCaaagtatatatacaagGGTAGTTAAGTGATTTGTGACACCTCGATCATGACCAAAGACCATCCGATGAACACACAGATCACCAGTCTACGGAAGTGATGGGCTTACAACCCATTCAGAAGGCTCGACGACAATGTAAACCCATACCAAACGGTTGCAACAAGAGCAATCGCATTCAGATGGATCGACATAGCGTGATTGCGGGAAAATGTTTTGTTGGCCTGTTGGATCTTCGCTGGATCCGTCGTGCTAGAGTTATCTTCATTCATGGCACTTTCTATTTGCAGAGTCAGCTGCCATCGGGTGAGATATGGCTAAGAACACGAAGCCTACCGTGAAGCGCTCTCCTAATAAAAGCAGTCTTCGTAGTCCGGGGACCAAAAACGAACCAATTCAGGGCCCCGGTGACACCCACCGCGATTAAAGGAACAGAGTCCCATATATGTTGCGAGAACGAGAGTATGCTGTAAGGCGGCCGAGTGACCGCAGTCAAAACGACCAATCCCACTTGACAGCGAAAGTACGCTGGGAAGACGCGTTTCTGGAGAGCGAGAAACTCTTTCATAGGAAGGGCTTGGTAGCAGATTTTAGTGTTGACAAAGCTCTAAGCGAACAACGTGTCACTTCGAATTCATAATCAGGAGGGACACGAGGGAGTTCTGCGCTCTCACCTGAAAGAGTTCTGTCCCCAGAAGAGCTCCATATGAAAGGAGATGATACGGAAGCAGATTACTGACAGTCTCAAGGATCGCCTGCATGTCTTCTCGTAGTGCCAGAGATCTTGCTTATAATGTGACTGCTTGGAGCCTGGGAATAGTGTCGATTGATTCAGAGGGAAACAGTCACTCTTCAACGGTTAACAAAGCAGACAGAGATGGCGAGACTGGAGCCTGTACAGTAAGAAAGTCAGCCCAGAGATAAGTGATTTGGCAGCCACAGACAAATATGGCTGCCTTAAGGCAGGGGCCCTGTAAGAACCTTTTCTTTGTCCTGTCACAACTCCTCTTTCTGCACCCTTCTCAGCATCAACCAGAACTAATCCTACCATCCATACATACTATTACTGCCCTTGAATTCATCTCATACACATCACTCAGCATCTACAATTCGCTTACGACCTGTTACTGATGACCAAAGGATCGCAGGATACGAGAAGTAGGGTGAGATACAATTCCAAGACAGGCtcttttctccttcagctctTGGCTGCTAGAGACATACTCGTGTcagcttctcatcatcaGCTGGTAACACGAGTGCCCCTCACATGTGCCCCTCACGCAGATTCGTGTTCCACTGCCAAGATCGATTGTAGTCCGAGCTGTTCAAGCCTCGACCGATTACTTGCATCTATGGTGGGCAGATTCCCGCCACCTTATCCAGCTTTTACTGTCGGAAAGCAGCGGATTTCCCGGAGATGGTCCTTCAGAGGCGCTTCTTAACCAATATGGCTCATGCATCCAAACCATTGAGTTCGCATTGCCATGTACCTACTGACGCGTCTCGTGTATGTGACTGACCAACGAACGAACACGAGGATGTTAGCTGACGGGAGATTGCCTGCTAGCTGCGCTAATTGGTTGATCTCCTCGCACCCTGGTAAATCCTGTCAGATACTGTTGGAGGGCATCCCGTTTGGGCTGTTCAAGGCCTCGTACTTTTTAAGAGGCTTCTCGACTGCGGCACTGTTGCCTGGCCGCGGCACGAACCTGGATTTTCCAGCTTAACCAATATTCTTCCAGCCGCGCCTTGGGTATACGAGGTATTTGATGGTATTCCAGTGAGCCTCGTAGCCATACCCCAGACGATATTCAACAGGTGATGTCAGATTCAATGCTCCGACCATTCTCTGTGTTACATGATAACCTTGGAAGAGAACCAAACCTTTACGATACAAGTGTCGTATTTACTTCGAGCTGCAGGATGCTTGTCTATGGTTTACCAGGGGTGCTCTGCATGTCACACCGTCATGCGGACGCGCGTCAAGGATGCATCGCTCAATGAAGACCACCGGATCATTGACTTCTCGGACCACACCGAGAAGGGCGCCTTTTCGGCGGATCTGCAGCCTCGAACCGGCCGTATTGAAAtgagggaaaaaaaaaaaagaagaaaaaaaaaaaagaaaggaaggaagaaaaaatcTTCCTGACAATCTTCAGGAGGACAGATGAGGGAGACTGGTGTGATGATCATGCGTCACCACAAGCCTAGAGTGGAGCATCCGCGTTCTTAGTCGTCGATACTTTCAGAGTTTACAATGGTTGAACATCAGACCCCAGATCTATAGTCCCTATGGGGTAATGCAACTGCACTAGTCTCGGCTCCGATATACGACAATGGACGACGTTGCATTGGCCAGAGAGAAACACGAACTCGCGTGGCCTCGCGGGCCCTTGACTACTTTAGCTCTGCAGTGCATTATCAGTAATCCTGGCCGGTGATATTAATAGGGTCGATATGACTCGTCTGTAAATGGATGAGGTAATGCCAAACCTCACCTGTATCGCCCCTTCTGTGATTGAGATAACCTACCGAGCCAATGATCGCTCCTAGCACGTCGCATCAGTCAAGACCCCAGGGAGCGTCTTACTTCCAAGATGACTAGTGTTGACTTGTCGACTACATAGCCCGGCTCGCATTGGAAACTTAATAGGTGCGTCAGCGAGATTCCTGTCAGGCAGCTATAAATGAATGCAGTAACGGCAGGGAAGCCCTTGATCCTTTTGATGATCAACTTGGCGCGGCTGATCATCGCTGAGTGCTGAGGCTTTCTGCGTAATCCTCCTTCCAGAGGACAGGGCCTGTTCAACATAGGTGGGCCTGTATAGAAACCTCGGGCTAAACTTCCTGCCTCGAAACTTGCCTCATCAAAAGAAACCAAAGTTACAAGGCCAAAAGGCCATTATCAGCAGCGATGCATTCACAGACTACAAAGGACGAGCAGTCCAAAGATGACTCCTCAAACGAGAAGCAAGACGCTATTGAACGCAGGAGACTTCAAAATCGGCTATCCCAGAGAAATCATCGTCAGTGGAACCGGTGTCTTGTTAATCCCATTCTCCTCAATCACTCACTCACCCAGTGAATAGGCCGCAAGATCCGGGACAGGATCGCCAAACTTCAAGAACGTGTTATCGCTAGTGAGCTCAGAGCTGTCGCAACTTTGAATGGATGGGACCAAGCGAGTCCACCAGCTGCGTCGATGATGGAATCCAAGCCGCAAGGTGACTTTGATAGCAACCCGTTGGCTTCTGTTTCGGAAGATCCAGCGATCTCGAATCCTCCCCAACGGAACGTCTCCTCCAACCTCTGTCGTTCGTGCTGTAGTCTACTCAACCAGATGCCCAGTTCGTcctctctgccttctccaACTTCACCTCTGCCGTTTGACCTCGGTCTCACCAACGGGGTGGACTCCACCAACTCATCACCCTCTACTCTCCTGAactcttctccctcatcGTCACAGCTTAGTCCTTTCAGCCTAGACACATCTTTAAGCATGACGGGGCTTCAATCTCAGAATGAATTCAGCTTCCCGCCATATCCTGACCCTCCAGGCTCCCAACAATATCCACACTGCCCACAGTATTATGTAGCAACAGGTGAGGCCACTGTCTCAATATCAAAGGACAACGGACTAACCACTGTATCCCGCTTTAGAGGCCTCCCTACCGCATATCATGCAAAGATTGGGTAGTGCAACCTCGCATCCCAAGGCCATCATCTTGATACCGCATGGGCATGGATATGCCCCAGCGCCATTCACAGGAGCAAACGCGGCAGACTCCACAGGCCTCAGAAGCGCGTTGAACGGAAATTTAAATCTGCAAAACCCAGGACGCCACTGCCTAAGACCAGACCGCAGTGCCAAATCTTCGGACCTAGGAACATCCGGAGATTGGATGACCGCGCCGTCCTCGACTCCGTTTTGTCCGCTACATCCTTCACAGTCGTCATCGTTGGACAATTACCAGTCCATGATGCTTTGAGTCATATATTCCAACTTAAATTCTATGCTTCTTATGTGTCTATGTTTCTGTGATGTTATTTATGAAAATTTGGCCGGATGAGGTATATAGTATAGACCACACATGGTGTGACAAGGCCCTGGCCCTGATGATTGTATCGGAATGCTTACTACTTTCTTGTATGAATGTTGAAATGAATACTTTCTTCTTTTACGATCATTTCATCTCTACGGTTTCAGAGCATCCTGTAGTCCCTCTGAGCACAAGGCAATTCTAAATTTGACACTCGATTTGACTTCCAATAGTTGCCATAACACACTACAGGTTATTTGACTGTCTGAGAATAGATATAAGGAGAAGGTGCCTGTAGACCTTTGCAGACATTGGTTCTAAGTACCTAAGGAGCGTAGAACAATATACGTGACTGCTTAATGCAATAAGAACTTGATGCGAAATGAGAAGGGAACGAAGCAAATCAGCAAAGGCGATAACTTCGAGAGCCAGTGATTGTACAGAAGCAACCTGGCTCCAACAGATCAGTTGAGAATTAGTCAAAGTGGATTCTCCACAGCTCCCGCTCACAATTCGTCTTGTACCCCGTCCGGGTATGCAGCATGGCTGTATTATCACTGACGAGCAGATCACCCTGCTCCCAAGAGAAGCGCAGACAGACGCGGTAGTCATACGTCAGGTCATCCACCACCGAGGCCAGCTCCTGCTCGTCGTTCTCGATCGTGACCGCACAGGTCGAGAACTTGGTCTTGGTGGAATCCCACGGCTGGTGCCAGCGCATGCACGGCAGCCCGGTGACCGGGTGCGGCACCACCAGGGGCAGATTCTTCAGCTTGGCGTCCCAGAAGCCGTCGTTGTCCATGCCCCAGGTCACCTTCTGCAGCCGCTCGGTGGTCCACGGCAGAGGCAGGTAGCGGAAGAAGAGCCGGGAGCTGGCGAAGAGGGTGTACCCGCTGCCCTTGGGCGCGGTGGCCGGACAGGTGAAGAACTGGTATCCCGGGGGCTTTTGGACGCGCTTAACCTCCCCTGTGACGGGGTCTGTCTCCTCTTCGAACTTGAACATGCCGTCGTAGTGCATTGGCATTGCCTCGTTGGAGGTGACGTTGTTGCCGAGCTTGTCGGTGCGGCCGGCGTCGCGCACCTTTTGGATGATGCCGAAGCTCCAGGGGAGGATGGTGCCGAGCTCGGATGCTTTCTGGACGTATAGCTCTTCTTTGAGGGTTTCGCGGAAGCCGCGCAGAACGACCGGGGAGAGTCCCGTAGAGAGCTGGCGGACTTTGTGCATTGGCAGGTGGCTGATGGATGGAGGGGGTCGCGAGTCGTCAATGTCGCTGGGCCGGATGATGAGGCCGCAGGGGTACAGGGGCTCGAACTTGACCCGCAGGCCATCCTCGACCCAGTCGAAGAGCTTGGACTTCTCCCGGAAGTAGTATGGCTGGCCGTTCTTGTAGACTAGCTCGTGCGTCTCACGCACATCCTCGGCGTGAACTGCGCGGAGTGTGCCGTCAGCGTCGACTGCAATCGACGAATGCCATGGTGTGTACCCGAGGACGCCTCGGACCTGTGGGACGAGCGAGATGGACAGTTTCCTTGCCCCGTTTGACTCGTGGATGGAGAGACGGACATAATCGGCACGgttggccttgatggcggcaGCAAACATCTTTCCGCGGACGATCATGCTACGAGCAATCTGGGCGATATGAGCTGCTCTGGCCTTTTTACTCGTATACTGCGTGTCCATTTGAGGAGCCAGGTCCTTGGTCAGGAACTTGATGTACCCGCGATATGTGAGGCAGGTATCATTGTCACTGCGGATAGCCGCATCAGCGTCGAAGCTGCGGTCCTCAAACCGGTACATCAACTCTCTTCGGAGGCATTGCGCATGCGCCAGGTAATATGACTTGGCTTGTTCAGCGCTGGTCAGAGGAATCCAGGGGTGTTCGAGAAGCTCAAACAGTCGGATAAACTTGACATGATGAAGCTCCTTCTCGACGGCCATCCTGCGGAGGGCTTCTCCATATTCCCAGACAGTCTCGTCAGGTACTCCGAGGATATCTATTATTGGTTAGCACGGTGAAACCGTGGTGAGTGCAGGAGAGACTTGCCATTGTATACGAGTCCATCCGAGCTGATATATACATCTGCACCCGGTTCGTAGACTCTTCCAATGTTCTCGCACAGGCCATTCAAATGATATAACGCGAGCTCCTCTCCGAGATCTGGCATCACACCCAAGACCTTGTCTCGAGCATTGGGGGACTTGAACGGGAAAGCCGGGAGGATCATCCGAACAGCTTCCCGCTTTTTGACTTGCTCAACCACGGTGGGAATGAACGAGGTCAGGCCCTGCCAGGACTCGCCAGTCTTCTCAAAGTTCACCCCATAACGTTCGATGACTTTCAGGACAGCAATCGCTGttgcttcgtcttcggagaTGGGACTGTTCTCCTCTCCGTTGGTGGTTTCGAGGGCCTCGGTTAGGAGGTGCGAGGGGTCAGCCTTGGTCCCTTTGCCCTCGTCTTTGAACGTGACTGGGACTGCCTCCTTTGATTCAACAAGCGGATTGTCGCTACTTTGGGGGGTGGAGACGGTTACAGGAGGAATGTCCAACCCGGACCGTGTGTTGTCGCTTGCGGCAGGCTGCTCGTGCCGATCAACTTCGCtcaatggctgctgcagagAGGCCTCATTGCGATGGTGCTCCTCAGCGAGGTCTTCAGGAGCTtcagaggaggacgaggaagcagCGATTTCACTCGTCTCAACGTTCGGGGCTTTTGTTTCATACGAGCCAAGTAGGTTATGCTCTTGTGGCTCCCCGGAATATGAGATGGCAGCGTTCTGTGGGTTCTGCAGTACGGCAATCATATCGacgaagaaagaaagaaaaaaaaaatgtgAAGAATGACACTTTATGTAAAGACTGGTGATGTTCCTTTCTCAGTTGGTATGTTATGTACTGTGTTGTGTACTTCCGAGGGTGACTTCGTCCTATCCCCATCCGTCGGTATGCACGGTTTTATATCTTTCtagaaaggaagagacgaGGCCAGACATAGTGAGGAAAACGAAGCCTCGTCAGCTATTACATCAATGACGTCGAAAGAGCTGAAGATCCCAACTGTTGTGACATTGTTGACTAACAAGCAACCTCACTGTATGCTGCCATACGCTACAAATACACCCTCTCTGCTTGAATTTTGGCAGTCAGCATGATCCACAGCTGAATAATCCCAGTGATAGAAGGATCTACCGGGAGGCTGGTCAGTCTCCATGTCTTCTGTACCTGGGCCATGGCCGTGAAGCTGAACCTGATTCCGATAGAAGCCTTGAAAGAGAACACGAGGTAGCTGACACGGAGCCTTGGGAGATGACAAGACCTGCAGCTGCTTAGGCAGATATCCTCGGCTCTGACAAACGAGATATCTATCAGTGCCTTCGAGCCACATCCATGTGCGCGTCGTCTCACGGCACCCAATGTAGAGCCAAGCACCTTGGAGGGGGTCTGGGTCACAGTCAGGTCCAATATCACATTGAACGCTTCAGCTGCTGTGGACGGCCCAGTCAGCAGACATGCTGCAGATTCGTGGAACGGCTGGAACTGTCTGTGGGGTTACACGTTCGCCACGTTCTCTACGAGCACAGCATCCAGGGCGAGGTTCTTGGCCAGGGTGTCGGGCTGTGGCCCCATGTAGTAACAGATACGCAAAGACTGTCTCTCGAGAGCACGGTCTCACTGTCTTACTGGAGAGAGGCTGTACCAAGATCTAGGGTCGATCCTGTAGAAATGTGACTCAGGCTGACTCTACAGAACAGGCCGAAGGAAGCTTTTCAGACAAAAATTGAATTTGCACAGACAATAAAGGAGGGTCGAGAACGCATCGAACCCATCCCTTACCAAAAGAACTCTCAGCTAGCTTGTAGCAAGTGAGATCGCCTCTTTGGGAGATCCCTTACTCAGAAAGCTGCCCTTTCCAGTCATATTCCATCACGCGCGAGATGAATGCCGACATATCAAGGGAAGTCAACTGACTAACAAGATACAAGGATGCATCCAAGCAGCTGCTCACTCCTGCCGCCGTCAGTAGCCTGGCGGAACCAACTTTTAGAACACCTGCATCTATGTAGCGCTTGTGCGACACCTCAGGAGGGGAAGCCCCTTCTCCGTTTACTCGGATGCAGAACTCCCGAAGTTTCTCAATGGCACGATGGTGAGTCGTGACCGAAACCCCAGTAAGAAGCCCTGCCGCTCCAACTAGAAACGCGCCAGTGCAAATTGAGAAAAGCACACGCGGTTCATCTGGCGTCTTGGGAGGGAGTGTGGCAAAGCTGCGAATAAGCTCTACCTCCCGGGGGTTGGACGCGACGAGTGCATTGAGAAGAGATGGTGGCCCACCAGGGACTACCATAATGTCGAAATC carries:
- the xanA gene encoding isonitrile hydratase-like protein xanA — encoded protein: MSSTPPKKYYKVAVLLFEGVDILDFTAPMEVFTHTSHNRNPDNPDRVFQINTIARSRTVNAKKALTVQTDLLLEDAMQGLADFDIMVVPGGPPSLLNALVASNPREVELIRSFATLPPKTPDEPRVLFSICTGAFLVGAAGLLTGVSVTTHHRAIEKLREFCIRVNGEGASPPEVSHKRYIDAGVLKVGSARLLTAAGVSSCLDASLYLVSQLTSLDMSAFISRVMEYDWKGQLSE